A genomic window from Chlorobium phaeobacteroides DSM 266 includes:
- a CDS encoding glycosyltransferase family 4 protein — MNIGIDFTHDLGYSGIGTYCRSLTEAMAQREPENIYNILTLHHKIPEVQQHFSNLRAIVYSAPFPNPMLLGGKCNKMIRKYHQTIWKKKAANYDLVHFTHQGYFVPGIENAAVTIHDLIKLYNKSYTAIETTHPLFLTTKKMINDAATIFVPSEFVRNELRNYFAGCEKKVKVTYEGIKPVYRQTPPDPAVLKKYDLLDNGRFFLYVGRYESRKNLDRLILAYAQLPDTLKKDTLLVLICPTEKKSTKELQKKIAGAGLEKNVLHLVHVPDNDLVHLYNAALALLFVSFSEGFGLPLVEAMNCGCPAIIANSSSLPEISGSSSLLVDPYDTESIRQAMLAISEDSLLRNDLSKKCIVRAQRFSWQTTAQETLKGYHAMLNKP, encoded by the coding sequence ATGAATATTGGTATCGACTTTACGCACGATCTGGGGTATAGCGGCATAGGGACATACTGTCGTTCTCTTACAGAAGCGATGGCACAACGCGAACCGGAAAACATATACAATATCCTCACCCTTCACCATAAAATTCCAGAGGTTCAGCAACACTTTTCAAATCTGCGCGCTATTGTCTATTCGGCACCGTTTCCAAATCCAATGCTATTAGGAGGGAAATGCAATAAAATGATTAGAAAATATCATCAGACAATCTGGAAAAAAAAGGCTGCCAACTATGACCTTGTTCATTTTACGCACCAGGGATATTTTGTTCCCGGTATTGAGAATGCCGCAGTAACGATACACGACCTGATTAAGCTGTATAACAAGAGTTATACGGCCATTGAAACAACTCACCCCCTTTTTCTGACAACAAAAAAGATGATCAATGATGCCGCGACCATTTTCGTGCCGTCAGAATTTGTGCGCAATGAGCTCAGAAACTACTTTGCCGGCTGCGAAAAGAAGGTAAAGGTCACCTATGAAGGCATTAAACCTGTCTATCGACAAACCCCTCCTGATCCCGCTGTTCTAAAGAAATACGACCTGCTGGATAACGGCAGGTTTTTTCTCTATGTTGGCCGATATGAGTCAAGAAAAAACCTCGACAGACTGATTCTTGCCTATGCACAGCTCCCCGATACATTAAAAAAAGATACCCTGCTGGTGCTGATCTGTCCAACCGAAAAAAAATCGACAAAAGAGCTGCAAAAAAAAATCGCTGGCGCCGGTCTCGAAAAAAATGTTCTGCATCTGGTACACGTACCTGATAACGACCTCGTACACCTTTATAATGCTGCCCTTGCGCTTCTTTTTGTATCCTTCTCTGAAGGATTCGGTCTGCCGCTCGTTGAAGCCATGAATTGTGGATGTCCGGCTATAATTGCCAACAGCTCCTCGCTTCCTGAAATATCGGGGAGCTCGTCCCTTCTGGTTGACCCCTATGACACAGAATCAATTCGTCAAGCAATGCTTGCAATCAGTGAAGACTCCCTGCTACGAAACGATCTTTCAAAAAAATGTATCGTGCGAGCACAACGTTTTTCCTGGCAAACAACCGCTCAGGAAACACTGAAAGGATACCATGCAATGCTGAATAAACCGTAA